The Puntigrus tetrazona isolate hp1 chromosome 23, ASM1883169v1, whole genome shotgun sequence genome has a segment encoding these proteins:
- the LOC122329286 gene encoding neuron navigator 1-like — protein MSVKATGLQRSRSDAGRDNEHRKPPSGLVKPSAGGSFGYKKPLTTGTATVLTAGGATITSGSATVGKTPKSSGIPIKPVPGGGGRKNSLDASGSEQGFLAPNARGSIQYRSLPRPAKSSAMSLTGRPSSRPVSGSIDAGLLTLKPVPPLASTMPTRGKDGGSLKASSRPSTTGPVNQTDREKEKERAKAKADLEISCLKAESQSDSCAETVEKMHRVRRTSTSKYPELSSPTSTPRLLSTKSLVHPPSLALLDKVNSNSLDSCITIHDLPPKIPPYSKLQDLAGSRVPPRLTPSPAPVLHIDSPSCFSGQTLSVSSSPILYPKMSGLHRSMESLPLHMSVPAKPDLGERDEARSTGTWGAGSRTSITLGDR, from the exons ATGTCCGTCAAGGCGACGGGTCTCCAGCGTTCTCGCTCCGACGCCGGCCGGGACAACGAGCACCGCAAGCCTCCTTCAGGTCTGGTCAAACCCTCGGCCGGAGGCTCGTTCGGTTACAAGAAACCTCTGACGACCGGAACCGCCACCGTCCTGACAGCAGGAGGCGCCACCATCACCAGCGGCTCGGCCACCGTCGGCAAGACCCCCAAGTCCTCGGGCATCCCCATCAAACCCGTCCCAGGCGGAGGAGGCCGCAAAAACAGTCTGGACGCCAGCGGCTCTGAACAGGGTTTCCTGGCCCCCAACGCTCGTGGGAGCATTCAGTACCGCAGTCTGCCGCGGCCCGCCAAATCCAGCGCTATGAGCTTAACCGGTCGCCCTTCCTCTCGCCCTGTCAGCGGCAGCATCGACGCCGGTCTCCTCACCCTCAAACCCGTACCGCCTCTGGCCAGCACCATGCCCACCAGGGGAAAAGACGGAGGCAGCTTGAAAGCGTCTAGTCGCCCGAGCACCACCGGACCCGTCAACCAGACGGACcgagagaaggagaaggagagggCCAAGGCCAAAGCCGACCTGGAGATCAGCTGCCTGAAGGCCGAGAGCCAGAGCGACAGCTGCGCGGAGACTGTGGAGAAGATGCATCGTGTGCGGAGGACGAGCACGAGCAAATACCCAGAACTGAGCTCTCCGACCAGCACGCCGAG GTTGTTGAGCACTAAGTCTCTAGTTCATCCTCCCAGCCTGGCTCTCCTAGACAAGGTCAACTCCAACAGTCTGGACTCCTGTATCACCATCCATGACCTTCCTCCGAAGATCCCTCCCTACTCCAAGCTGCAGGACCTGGCGGGCTCCCGGGTTCCTCCTCGGCTCACCCCGAGCCCGGCTCCGGTGCTCCACATCGACTCTCCCAGCTGTTTCTCAGGCCAGACGCTGTCGGTCAGCAGCTCCCCAATACTCTACCCCAAGATGTCCGGCCTGCACCGCAGCATGGAGTCACTGCCGCTTCACATGAGCGTCCCCGCCAAACCGGACCTGGGAGAGCGGGATGAAGCCAGGAGCACTGGGACATGGGGCGCTGGCAGCCGGACGTCCATCACTTTGGGCGACAGGTGA
- the LOC122329188 gene encoding cadherin-like protein 26, whose product MHSGKIRQKRAWIIDSFTIEEEYTGSLPYKIGKVELDRSYLVNYILHGQGVDQDPMNILSIDKSGFVLVHGRLDYETGPKILHSTFEARNESNNELDTKLGLEIKILDINDNAPTFQKSIYEVTVDESHDQGKELLTVLASDQDDSSTDNGTFVFTIKSVTPKTDNVEFYIQQQKESGTIYFKGCLDYEKAQKYTILLENNIKRTVLVQVYRKLRGVCGMPLKRGLCLWDAVGKDEVFKVSSSSFSTSPAAHILQGGSACHVARLNWDESSSISSGLSDGSDNLX is encoded by the exons atgcACAG CGGGAAGATACGACAGAAGCGTGCATGGATCATTGATTCGTTTACTATCGAGGAAGAATACACTGGTTCGTTACCATATAAAATAGGCAAG gttgAACTTGACAGGTCTTATTTagtaaattacatattacaCGGTCAAGGTGTGGATCAAGATCCAATGAATATTCTCAGCATTGACAAATCAGGTTTTGTTTTAGTACATGGAAGGCTGGACTATGAAACCGGCCCTAAAATCCTCCAT TCGACATTTGAAGCAAGAAATGAATCCAATAATGAGCTGGATACAAAACTTGGGCTTGAGATCAAAATACTGGACATAAATGACAACGCACCTACATTTCAAAAGTCAATCTATGAAGTGACTGTGGACGAGTCACATGATCAAG GTAAAGAACTACTGACTGTACTGGCGTCTGATCAGGATGATTCAAGTACAGACAACGGAACATTTGTTTTCACAATCAAGTCTGTCACACCAAAGACAGATAATGTTGAATTTTATATTCAGCAGCAAAAAGAATCTGggacaatttattttaagggttGCTTGGACTATGAG AAAGCTCAGAAATATACCATCCTTCTTGAA AACAACATCAAACGCACAGTTTTGGTCCAGGTTTATCGGAAACTGCGTGGTGTCTGTGGCATGCCTTTGAAGCGAGGCCTGTGTCTGTGGGACGCTGTAGGCAAAGACGAGGTATTCAAGGTGTCCTCGTCCTCCTTTTCCACATCACCCGCGGCACACATTTTGCAGGGAGGCTCTGCTTGTCATGTTGCGCGCTTAAA ttgggATGAAAGCAGCTCCATCAGCAGCGGTTTGAGCGACGGTTCAGACAACCTCANCTGA